Proteins encoded within one genomic window of Oryza brachyantha chromosome 7, ObraRS2, whole genome shotgun sequence:
- the LOC102704259 gene encoding peptidyl-prolyl cis-trans isomerase FKBP16-4, chloroplastic — MELSLLPSLSARHHRALPLSLPPPAAARTAQLRRPAAFACRCCSGSSHDGATRRWFASLLAATAAVGIGVAAGDADAVSTSRRALRSAKIPESEFTTLPNGLKYYDITVGTGPKAVKGSRVAVHYVAKWKGITFMTSRQGLGVGGGTPYGFDIGNSERGNVLKGLDFGVEGMKAGGQRLIIVPPELAYGKKGVQEIPPNATIELDVELLSVKQNSFGTPVKIIEG; from the exons ATGgagctctccctcctcccctccctatccgcgcgccaccaccgcgcccTCCCCCTCTCGCTCCCGCCCCCCGCGGCGGCAAGGACGGCGCAGCTGCGGCGCCCGGCCGCCTTcgcctgccgctgctgctccggcTCCTCCCACGACGGGGCGACACGGCGGTGgttcgcctccctcctcgccgccaccgcag CTGTGGGGATTGGCGTGGCTGCGGGTGACGCCGACGCGGTGTCTACCAGTCGGAGAGCG CTAAGGAGCGCCAAGATTCCGGAGAGCGAGTTCACCACTCTGCCCAATGGTCTCAA GTACTATGACATTACGGTGGGAACTGGGCCCAAAGCTGTTAAAGGATCCCGTGTCGCA GTACATTATGTGGCCAAGTGGAAGGGCATAACATTCATGACAAGCAGGCAGGGTCTCGGTGTTGGGGGTGGAACG CCATATGGGTTTGATATTGGCAATTCTGAGAGAGGCAATGTTTTAAAGGGATTGGATTTTGGGGTTGAGGGAATGAAAGCTGGAGGCCAG AGGTTGATCATAGTTCCTCCTGAACTGGCTTATGGAAAGAAGGGTGTTCAGGAAATTCCTCCAAATGCAACTATCGAG CTGGATGTTGAACTACTATCAGTCAAACAGAATTCATTTGG GACTCCTGTGAAGATCATTGAAGGATAA
- the LOC102703982 gene encoding putrescine hydroxycinnamoyltransferase 1-like, translating into MDSDVQVVESCLVAPCEETPRRALALSPLDLLLANRGHTPIVYFYLRNTAGDGGFFDVARMKTAMGKALVAFYPLAGRLTVDDDRDQLQIDCNAEGALFVVARCTGLAIDDFDGLGPSPELKHLFVPRVDASSPIMMAVQVTFLRCGGVALGTAVHHAAVDAIGAFHFFQTWSALCRDGDGAVVELPCHDRTLLGARSPPVVHPDALSVFCPTLKLCQAPSDHPVVSEVISFSGDQVAGLKNACGGGVSTFSAVSAHVWRCVCVARRLPADAKTRLTFPASIRRCMSPPLPSRYFGNTIIWLCAAGLVEDITSPDALPAVAGRISGAVRRMDDELARSAIDYFEMTLEKGSGRPSPSPPGNVVATDLRVVSWLRMPVYDVDFGWGKPTQMQRAESERGGFVYLINGDDDGGGGGMHMVVCMEAANLMEFKRQLYTKL; encoded by the coding sequence ATGGATTCTGACGTCCAGGTAGTTGAGTCCTGCTTGGTGGCGCCATGCGAGGAGACGCCGAGGAGAGCACTCGCGCTGTCCCCGCTCGATCTGCTGCTGGCCAACCGCGGCCACACCCCGATCGTCTACTTCTACCTTCGCAatacggccggcgacggcggcttcTTCGACGTCGCGAGGATGAAGACGGCCATGGGGAAAGCCCTGGTCGCCTTCTACCCTCTCGCCGGCCGTCTCACCGTGGACGACGACCGTGACCAGCTCCAGATTGACTGCAACGCCGAGGGCGCTCTCTTCGTCGTGGCCCGTTGCACCGGTCTCGCCATCGACGACTTCGACGGCCTTGGCCCGTCGCCGGAGCTCAAGCACCTGTTCGTCCCCCGCGTCGATGCGTCGTCGCCTATCATGATGGCCGTGCAGGTGACGTTCTTGAGGTGCGGTGGGGTGGCGCTCGGCACGGCGGTtcaccacgccgccgtcgacgccatCGGCGCGTTCCACTTCTTTCAGACGTGGTCGGCTCTCTGCcgggacggcgacggggcCGTGGTGGAGCTGCCGTGCCACGACCGCACCCTCCTCggcgcgcgctcgccgccggtcgtccATCCGGACGCTCTCTCGGTGTTCTGCCCGACGCTGAAGCTCTGCCAGGCGCCGTCGGATCACCCGGTCGTGAGCGAGGTGATCAGCTTCTCCGGTGACCAGGTCGCCGGCCTCAAGAacgcgtgcggcggcggggtgagCACCTTCTCCGCCGTGAGCGCGCACGTGTGGCGGTGCGTGTGCGTCGCCCGACGGCTGCCGGCGGACGCCAAGACGCGGCTCACCTTCCCGGCGAGCATCCGGCGGTGCATGAGCCCGCCACTCCCCAGCCGCTACTTCGGCAACACGATCATCTGGCTGTGCGCCGCCGGCCTAGTTGAGGACATCACCTCGCCGGACGCGcttcccgccgtcgccggccgcatCAGCGGCGCCGTCCGCCGGATGGACGACGAGCTGGCGCGGTCGGCGATCGACTACTTCGAGATGACGCTGGAGAAGGGCTCCGGGaggccgtcaccgtcgccgccgggcaACGTGGTGGCGACGGACCTGCGGGTGGTCAGCTGGCTCCGCATGCCGGTGTACGACGTGGACTTCGGGTGGGGGAAGCCGACGCAGATGCAGCGAGCCGAGTCCGAGCGCGGTGGCTTCGTGTACCTCatcaacggcgacgacgacggcggcggcggcgggatgcACATGGTGGTGTGTATGGAAGCGGCAAATCTGATGGAGTTCAAGCGGCAGCTCTACACCAAGCTCTAG
- the LOC107304646 gene encoding uncharacterized protein LOC107304646 has product MSTATARLSSGLFDRRRCVHDGDGDGDGGTGLLQVQGLADDVHPDVTDALLGFVYDPPADAGLDAFLRPLPRGEVVEVQRRCGSKRPRGCVVGGDDASCVELPAAAAAAAAQALAPVPEFEGSFFIPPPPPPPPPPPPPVQQQHWQLPPDAVFVRGSGAEPKKAAEAGYGRHHQAVQSAAARERRRRISGKTGQLSRLIPGAAKLNSTAEMLQAAARHVKLLQAQVGMLALMHSADEPKVPSIAEERMRALLASGGAQERLAGEGVCLVPTKLVHAIADDKAIRSNPAVERDLSFFMESLEQ; this is encoded by the exons atgtccacggcgacggcgaggctcTCGTCGGGCCTCTtcgatcgccgccgctgcgttcatgacggcgacggcgacggcgacggcgggacgGGGCTCCTCCAGGTCCAGGGCCTCGCCGACGACGTCCACCCCGACGTCACCGACGCACTGCTAGGGTTCGTCTACGACCcgcccgccgacgccggcctcGACGCGTTCCTCCGCCCCCTTCCCCGCGGCGAGGTCGTCGAGGTGCAGCGTCGCTGCGGCAGCAAGAGGCCGCGCGGttgcgtcgtcggcggcgacgacgcctcGTGTGTcgagctccccgccgccgccgccgccgcggctgctcAGGCGTTGGCGCCAGTGCCGGAGTTCGAGGGCAGTTTCTTCATccccccgccaccgccgccgccgccgcctcctccaccgccggtgcagcagcagcattggCAGCTGCCGCCTGACGCGGTGTTCGTTCGGGGATCCGGAGCGGAGCCGAAGAAGGCCGCCGAGGCGGGCTACGGGCGCCACCACCAGGCCGTgcagagcgcggcggcgagggagcggcggaggcggatcAGCGGGAAGACGGGGCAGCTGTCGCGGCTGATCCCCGGCGCCGCCAAGCTGAACAGCACCGCCGAGATGCTGcaggccgccgcccgccacgtCAAGCTCCTCCAGGCCCAGGTCGGCATGCTCGCCCTCATGCACTCCGCCGACGAG CCAAAGGTGCCATCCATAGCGGAGGAGAGGATGCGCGCGCtgctggcgagcggcggcgcgcaggagcggctcgccggcgagggcgtgTGCCTGGTGCCGACGAAGCTGGTCCACGCCATCGCCGACGACAAGGCGATCCGGTCCAACCCGGCCGTGGAGCGAGACCTCAGCTTCTTCATGGAGTCGCTGGAGCAGTAG
- the LOC102704536 gene encoding protein CHUP1, chloroplastic-like, with translation MESKKAEGIKNLLKIIIPLAFPLAGSFIFDLITTNRANRDSDIDLSDSPVQLDPSYGLGSIHEEEEEEMDSCHCAAPKLVQTENPCSTGRLVSSEFSRQAAPTEEIMAAQASESSSEASVNRVQDDRRMLEDVDSLKRMVSTLEEQAASIQSQFHDYCDMKEQESTYQKMQIMCLGMKLEQLESQNQRLEAAAAEIRAAAEEFVMVRAKFDALQNKSKKIWKKNKQDLDAIDERILALDAKEAEMEAEMATRCQDFEQYMEEMKQLTLQLQKEKGSDNQNVEVIVERSMRKLSSNKDVLDGLEALRDRWAADMEEMIYLGWITAWLQHDLLVLDGEVGTPAPAVDGGSPPPARHKGETMVAVVAPSTEVELCKAASSSSSSSSASSETRGAAAAAESSSCLTGFAGGRGSCGIIGRPRLLRRLRGWAGGKGRSRRPCKVEFPPNPM, from the exons ATGGAAAGTAAGAAAGCAGAGGGCATCAAGAATctactgaaaataataattccTTTAGCCTTTCCCCTTGCTGGTTCTTTTATCTTTGACCTTATAACAACAAATAGGGCAAATAGAGACAGTGATATAGACTTGTCTGATAGCCCAGTCCAATTAGATCCATCATACGGATTAGGTTCAATTcacgaagaggaggaagaggaaatgGATTCATGCCATTGTGCGGCGCCAAAACTAGTGCAAACAGAGAATCCCTGCAGCACAGGTAGGCTTGTGAGCAGTGAATTTTCAAGGCAGGCCGCTCCTACTGAAGAAATCATGGCGGCGCAGGCCTCTGAGAGTTCATCAGAAGCTTCGGTCAATAGAGTTCAGGATGACAGGAGAATGCTGGAAGACGTCGACAGCTTGAAGCGTATGGTGTCTACGCTTGAAGAGCAGGCTGCCAGCATCCAGTCGCAGTTCCACGACTACTGCGACATGAAGGAGCAGGAGTCGACATACCAGAAGATGCAGATCATGTGCCTGGGGATGAAGCTGGAGCAGCTGGAATCTCAGAACCAGCGGCTGGAAGCAGCTGCTGCGGAGATCCGTGCAGCCGCTGAAGAGTTTGTGATGGTGCGAGCTAAGTTCGACGCGCTGCAGAACAAATCCAAGAAGATCTGGAAGAAGAACAAGCAAGACTTGGATGCCATTGATGAAAGAATCCTGGCTCTTGATGCCAAGGAGGCAGAAATGGAAGCAGAAATGGCAACAAGATGCCAAGACTTTGAGCAGTACATGGAGGAGATGAAGCAACTGACTTTGCAGCTGCAGAAGGAGAAAGGATCAGACAACCAG AATGTGGAGGTCATCGTGGAGAGGAGCATGAGGAAGCTGTCGAGCAACAAGGACGTTCTGGACGGGCTGGAGGCACTCCGGGACCGGTGGGCCGCCGACATGGAGGAGATGATCTACCTCGGCTGGATCACGGCGTGGCTGCAGCACGACCTCCTGGTCCtcgacggcgaggtcggcacgccggcgccggcggtcgaCGGTGGCTCGCCACCACCGGCGCGGCACAAGGGGGAGACGATGGTGGCCGTGGTGGCGCCGAGCACCGAGGTGGAGCTCTGCAAGGcggcatcgtcgtcgtcgtcgtcgtcgagcgcGTCGTCGGagacgcgcggcgcggcggctgcggcggagTCGTCGTCGTGCTTGACGGGGTTcgccggcgggcgcgggagctgtGGCATCATCGGACGGCCCAGATTGCTCCGCAGGCTGAGAGGGTGGGCCGGAGGGAAGGGCAGGAGCAGGAGGCCATGCAAGGTCGAATTCCCGCCTAATCCGATGTAA